From the Oceanicaulis alexandrii DSM 11625 genome, one window contains:
- the scpB gene encoding SMC-Scp complex subunit ScpB produces the protein MAEDDNDPIAEAIKALRAQAQAIPAGDAGPPGVRLAIDNEPELLRIVEALLFAASEPLDLDTLRARLPDDTDVRGLINALQAKYADAGVNLVEVGGRWRFQTAEDLGWLLRTEREEPRKLSQAALETLAIIAYHQPVTRAEIEEIRGVAVSRGTLDQLLEMKWIRLRGRRRTPGRPVTYGVTDAFMDYFGLANLSDLPGVSDLKAAGLLSSRLPPDFSIPSAGHVLPDADEDLFSEDEAAQFHMDFLEGDEPED, from the coding sequence ATGGCTGAAGACGATAACGACCCGATCGCCGAAGCGATCAAGGCGCTGCGCGCCCAGGCCCAGGCGATTCCCGCCGGAGACGCCGGACCGCCTGGCGTCCGGCTGGCGATTGATAACGAGCCGGAATTGCTGCGCATCGTGGAAGCGCTGCTGTTCGCCGCCTCCGAGCCGCTTGATCTCGACACCTTGCGCGCGCGTCTGCCGGACGACACTGACGTGCGCGGCCTGATCAATGCGCTGCAGGCCAAATACGCCGATGCGGGGGTGAACCTTGTGGAAGTGGGCGGGCGCTGGCGGTTTCAGACCGCTGAAGACTTGGGATGGCTTTTGCGCACTGAGCGCGAAGAGCCGCGCAAGCTGTCGCAGGCTGCGCTCGAAACCCTCGCCATCATCGCCTATCACCAGCCGGTCACCCGCGCTGAGATCGAAGAGATTCGCGGCGTGGCGGTGTCACGCGGCACGCTCGACCAATTGCTGGAAATGAAGTGGATTCGCCTGCGCGGGCGTCGGCGTACGCCGGGGCGCCCTGTCACCTATGGCGTGACGGACGCGTTCATGGATTATTTCGGGCTGGCGAACCTGTCGGATCTGCCCGGCGTCTCGGATCTCAAAGCGGCGGGGCTGCTCTCCAGCCGCCTGCCGCCGGACTTCTCCATTCCGTCCGCAGGCCATGTGTTGCCTGATGCGGACGAGGATCTGTTCAGCGAGGATGAAGCCGCCCAGTTCCATATGGATTTTCTGGAAGGCGACGAGCCTGAGGACTGA
- a CDS encoding segregation and condensation protein A, with translation MTDLFDGFEEDEDFSAAKEAGATEALILDIGGWEGPLHLLLALARKNKVDLAVISMVELADQYLVFINKARTHRLDIAAEYLVMAAWLTYLKSRLLLPKPRPADDEPEPEVMAAALAFRLSRLEAMRAAGDALFVRSLKGRDVFTRGAPEGVRSIRTPLYEAELYDLLKAYATRREREAFATYQPKSPNVYGLEQARKRLTHVTRGLTGWARLDELLPDEDELGYDAPSSDSVLASSLLAALEITKHGELRLRQDETYAPIWMRHVAEAAGLSLSEEGGEHG, from the coding sequence ATGACCGACCTGTTTGACGGTTTCGAGGAGGATGAAGATTTCTCCGCCGCCAAGGAGGCCGGCGCGACCGAAGCGCTGATTCTCGATATCGGGGGCTGGGAAGGCCCGCTGCATCTGCTGCTGGCGCTGGCGCGCAAGAACAAGGTCGATCTCGCCGTCATCTCCATGGTCGAGCTGGCTGATCAGTATCTGGTCTTCATCAACAAGGCGCGCACGCACAGGCTCGACATCGCGGCGGAATACCTCGTGATGGCGGCCTGGCTGACCTATCTCAAATCCCGGCTTTTGTTGCCGAAACCACGCCCGGCCGATGACGAGCCCGAACCTGAGGTGATGGCGGCCGCGCTGGCCTTTCGCCTCAGCCGGCTGGAGGCCATGCGCGCGGCGGGCGATGCCTTGTTTGTGCGCTCGCTCAAGGGACGGGACGTCTTCACGCGGGGCGCGCCTGAGGGCGTCCGCTCGATCCGCACGCCGCTTTACGAGGCGGAGCTCTACGATCTTCTGAAGGCCTACGCCACGCGGCGCGAGCGCGAGGCCTTCGCCACCTATCAGCCCAAGTCGCCGAATGTTTACGGGCTGGAGCAGGCGCGCAAACGCCTCACCCATGTGACGCGGGGGCTGACGGGCTGGGCGCGGCTGGATGAGCTGCTGCCGGATGAAGACGAGCTTGGGTATGACGCGCCCAGTTCAGATTCTGTCTTGGCCTCGTCGCTTCTGGCGGCGCTTGAGATCACCAAGCATGGCGAGCTGCGGCTGAGGCAGGACGAGACCTATGCCCCGATCTGGATGCGGCATGTGGCGGAAGCGGCCGGGCTGTCCTTGAGCGAGGAGGGCGGTGAGCATGGCTGA
- the nagZ gene encoding beta-N-acetylhexosaminidase has product MSVSAALYGLEGETLTPDEKAFFRDSDPWGFILFARNVDTPKQVRRLTGALRDCVGREAPVFIDQEGGRVQRLRPPHWRAAPPARIFGELYDREPELALEAVRLNHQLLGAELIALGIDVDFAPCADLSVPGAHDVIGDRAFHTEPEPIAQMSTAALDGLLDQGVLGVIKHLPGHGRAVADSHLELPVVTTDAETLATRDFAAFMGIEGALMAMTAHVVYASIDSEHTATQSRDVVDGVIRGAIGFDGLLMTDDLSMQALEGSLQQRGERALAAGCELLMHCNGKMSEMVEVAHAAPALGGHAAERAGRALDARHSPNVFDAEDGVKRLKALFDQGGVPLAS; this is encoded by the coding sequence GACGAGAAAGCCTTTTTCCGCGATAGCGATCCGTGGGGCTTTATCCTGTTCGCGCGCAATGTGGACACGCCCAAACAGGTGCGACGCCTGACCGGCGCGCTTCGCGACTGTGTGGGCCGTGAGGCGCCGGTTTTCATCGATCAGGAAGGCGGCCGGGTGCAGCGTCTGCGTCCACCGCATTGGCGCGCTGCGCCGCCCGCGCGCATCTTCGGTGAGCTTTACGATCGTGAGCCCGAGCTGGCGCTTGAGGCGGTTCGGCTGAATCATCAGCTTCTGGGCGCCGAGTTGATTGCGCTCGGGATCGATGTGGATTTTGCGCCGTGCGCGGACCTCTCCGTGCCGGGCGCCCATGACGTGATCGGTGATCGCGCCTTTCACACCGAGCCCGAGCCTATCGCCCAGATGAGCACAGCGGCGCTGGACGGCTTGCTCGATCAGGGCGTTCTGGGGGTGATCAAGCATTTGCCCGGTCATGGCCGCGCGGTGGCGGACAGCCATCTGGAATTGCCGGTGGTGACGACCGACGCTGAAACGCTGGCCACGCGCGATTTCGCCGCCTTCATGGGCATTGAAGGCGCGCTGATGGCGATGACCGCCCATGTGGTTTACGCGTCCATCGATAGCGAACATACCGCCACCCAATCGCGCGATGTGGTGGACGGCGTCATTCGCGGCGCCATCGGCTTTGACGGGCTGCTCATGACGGATGATCTGTCCATGCAAGCGCTTGAGGGCTCTTTGCAGCAACGTGGCGAGCGGGCGCTCGCGGCGGGCTGTGAACTGTTGATGCATTGCAACGGCAAGATGTCGGAGATGGTTGAGGTGGCGCATGCCGCCCCGGCGCTGGGCGGTCACGCCGCCGAGCGCGCCGGACGCGCCCTGGATGCGCGCCACAGCCCGAATGTCTTTGACGCCGAGGATGGCGTGAAACGCCTCAAGGCTCTGTTTGACCAAGGGGGCGTGCCGCTGGCGTCATGA